In Gadus chalcogrammus isolate NIFS_2021 chromosome 23, NIFS_Gcha_1.0, whole genome shotgun sequence, a genomic segment contains:
- the LOC130377284 gene encoding N-acetyllactosaminide beta-1,3-N-acetylglucosaminyltransferase 3-like, translated as MFFFCKMRMKRIRKYLILMVASCLIVILLWTSQHPPPPPSNDVQLLTQDQLSPNMPPAVSRRSLRPWPPCHRNRSMVNITGFSDLPVRLQNFLSYRHCKHFPLMLDLPHKCGVTDGSDIFLLLVIKSQPENYERRQALRATWAEERKHNGAWIRRVFISGTPGANLQKQWMNQQMEVENRNYGDILQWDFEESFLNLTLKQVLFLEWLEDHCPRAHFLLNGDDDIFAHTDNMVEYLQGVNGSRDSDEHLFVGSLMEGTGPVREPNKYFVPVQVQASDTYPAYCSGGGYLLSRHTAKVLFEMSKSVALHPIDDVYMGMCLARAGLKPSSHVGMNPGGLRLPPKVDPYDPCFFKDVLMVHRFQPHQIFVLWDQVHDPKLKC; from the exons ATGTTCTTCTTTTGCAAAA TGAGGATGAAAAGGATAAGAAAATATCTGATTCTGATGGTGGCCTCGTGCCTGATAGTGATCCTTCTCTGGACCAGCCaacatcctccccctccaccctccaatGATGTTCAGCTCCTCACTCAAGACCAACTGAGTCCCAATATGCCACCCGCCGTCTCGAGACGTAGCCTCCGCCCCTGGCCCCCATGCCATCGGAACCGGTCCATGGTCAACATCACTGGCTTCTCCGACCTCCCTGTGCGCCTCCAGAACTTCCTGTCTTACCGGCACTGTAAACACTTTCCCTTGATGCTCGACCTTCCCCACAAATGTGGAGTGACAGATGGATCTGACATTTTCCTTCTGCTGGTCATCAAGTCCCAACCAGAGAACTACGAGCGGAGACAAGCCCTCCGGGCGACCTGGGCTGAGGAGCGGAAACACAACGGGGCCTGGATCCGCAGGGTCTTCATCTCGGGGACACCGGGTGCTAACTTGCAGAAGCAGTGGATGAACCAGCAAATGGAGGTGGAGAACAGGAACTATGGTGACATTCTCCAATGGGACTTTGAGGAGTCCTTCTTGAACTTGACCCTGAAGCAAGTCCTGTTCCTTGAGTGGCTGGAGGACCACTGTCCCCGGGCCCACTTCCTGCTCAACGGTGACGACGACATCTTTGCCCACACAGACAACATGGTGGAATACCTCCAGGGTGTCAACGGAAGCCGTGACAGTGACGAGCACCTCTTTGTGGGAAGCCTTATGGAAGGCACTGGGCCTGTTCGAGAACCAAACAAGTACTTTGTTCCCGTTCAGGTGCAGGCATCGGACACCTACCCTGCGTACTGTAGCGGGGGAGGCTACCTGCTGTCCCGCCACACGGCCAAGGTGCTATTCGAGATGTCCAAGTCGGTTGCTCTGCATCCCATCGACGATGTGTACATGGGGATGTGCCTGGCCAGGGCAGGACTCAAACCCTCCTCCCATGTTGGCATGAATCCCGGAGGACTTCGCCTCCCACCGAAAGTGGACCCTTATGACCCGTGTTTCTTCAAGGACGTTCTGATGGTGCACCGCTTTCAGCCGCACCAGATTTTCGTCTTGTGGGACCAAGTTCATGATCCTAAACTGAAGTGTTAA